Proteins from a genomic interval of Kribbella aluminosa:
- the pdhA gene encoding pyruvate dehydrogenase (acetyl-transferring) E1 component subunit alpha has protein sequence MSESVPGPAPEVFAPHEAPVSPPQASEEVEFVQLLTPEGERVEHPDYSFDLDDETIKGFYRDMVLVRRIDTEATALQRQGELGLWASLLGQEAAQIGSGRALNKKDMVFPTYREHGVAWCQGVNPLNLLGLFRGVDQGAWDPKDNNFHLYTIVIGAQTLHATGYAMGQQRDHAIGDADNGEATVAYFGDGASSQGDVNEAFIWASVFNAPVVFFCQNNQWAISEPIDRQTRIPLYQRAAGFGFPGVRVDGNDVLATYAVTQQALKRAREGSGPTLIEAYTYRMGAHTTSDDPTKYRLNEDLEHWKLKDPIERVHAYLTRHAMVEHDFFDELEAEADKVAAELRAGCLALPDPVLTDFFQNVYVDETPQLAEQRDQYVAYAASFEGEG, from the coding sequence GTGAGTGAGTCGGTGCCGGGCCCTGCCCCGGAAGTGTTCGCGCCACACGAGGCGCCGGTCAGTCCGCCCCAGGCCTCCGAAGAGGTCGAGTTCGTCCAGCTCCTGACGCCCGAAGGCGAGCGCGTCGAGCACCCGGACTACTCGTTCGACCTCGACGACGAGACGATCAAGGGCTTCTACCGGGACATGGTCCTGGTACGCCGGATCGACACCGAGGCGACCGCCCTGCAACGCCAGGGTGAGCTCGGCCTGTGGGCGTCGCTGCTCGGCCAGGAAGCCGCGCAGATCGGATCCGGCCGGGCCCTGAACAAGAAGGACATGGTCTTCCCGACGTACCGGGAGCACGGCGTCGCGTGGTGCCAGGGGGTCAACCCGCTGAACCTGCTCGGCCTGTTCCGCGGCGTCGACCAGGGCGCGTGGGACCCGAAGGACAACAACTTCCACCTGTACACGATCGTGATCGGCGCCCAGACGCTGCACGCGACCGGGTACGCGATGGGCCAGCAGCGCGACCACGCGATCGGCGACGCCGACAACGGCGAGGCCACGGTCGCGTACTTCGGTGACGGCGCCAGCAGCCAGGGTGACGTCAACGAGGCGTTCATCTGGGCCTCGGTGTTCAACGCCCCGGTGGTCTTCTTCTGCCAGAACAACCAGTGGGCGATCTCGGAGCCGATCGACCGGCAGACCCGGATCCCGCTGTATCAGCGCGCGGCCGGCTTCGGCTTCCCCGGCGTCCGCGTCGACGGCAACGACGTACTCGCGACGTACGCCGTCACCCAGCAGGCCCTGAAGCGCGCCCGCGAGGGCAGCGGGCCGACGCTGATCGAGGCGTACACGTACCGGATGGGCGCGCACACCACGTCCGACGACCCGACGAAGTACCGCCTCAACGAGGACCTCGAGCACTGGAAGCTCAAGGACCCGATCGAGCGCGTGCACGCGTACCTGACCCGGCACGCCATGGTCGAGCACGACTTCTTCGACGAGCTCGAGGCCGAGGCGGACAAGGTCGCCGCCGAGCTGCGGGCCGGCTGTCTCGCACTGCCCGACCCGGTGCTCACCGACTTCTTCCAGAACGTGTACGTCGACGAGACGCCGCAACTGGCCGAGCAGCGCGACCAGTACGTCGCGTACGCCGCTTCGTTCGAAGGCGAGGGCTGA
- a CDS encoding ABC transporter permease, translated as MTTATLEPTHLARRANPFAWVQQSLTLAWRNVVRIRQNPEALADVTFQPIIFLVLFLFVFGGAIAQGGGWRDYLPFLLPGLLVQTVVFSTMGTGVALNDDFAKGVFDRFRALPIARIAPLVGAVLGDAVRYSLSIVILMGTGFALGFRFRNGVGYGVLALVVVLAFALSMCWIWVWLGLSLKTAQGVQGVAFLVMFPLTFGSNVFVQTSTLPGFLQAFVNVNPVKYLVDTMRGLMLGGPIEKPLLITLAWMVGLVGVFAPLAIRAYRRRT; from the coding sequence ATGACCACCGCGACACTCGAGCCGACCCACCTGGCCCGGCGGGCCAACCCGTTCGCCTGGGTGCAGCAGAGCCTGACGCTCGCCTGGCGGAACGTCGTACGGATCCGGCAGAACCCGGAAGCCCTGGCAGACGTGACGTTCCAGCCCATCATCTTCCTGGTGCTGTTCCTGTTCGTGTTCGGCGGCGCGATCGCGCAGGGCGGCGGCTGGCGCGACTACCTGCCGTTCCTGCTGCCCGGTCTGCTGGTGCAGACGGTGGTGTTCTCCACGATGGGCACCGGCGTGGCGCTGAACGACGACTTCGCGAAGGGCGTGTTCGACCGGTTCCGGGCGCTGCCGATCGCCCGGATCGCGCCGCTGGTCGGAGCGGTGCTCGGCGACGCGGTCCGGTACTCGCTCTCGATCGTGATCCTGATGGGGACCGGGTTCGCGCTCGGGTTCCGGTTCCGGAACGGCGTCGGGTACGGCGTCCTCGCGCTGGTCGTCGTACTGGCGTTCGCGTTGTCGATGTGCTGGATCTGGGTCTGGCTCGGGCTGTCGCTGAAGACCGCGCAGGGCGTGCAGGGTGTGGCGTTCCTGGTGATGTTCCCGCTGACGTTCGGCAGCAACGTGTTCGTGCAGACCAGCACGCTGCCCGGGTTCCTGCAGGCGTTCGTGAACGTCAACCCGGTCAAGTACCTGGTCGACACGATGCGCGGCCTGATGCTCGGCGGCCCGATCGAGAAGCCGCTGCTGATCACGCTCGCCTGGATGGTCGGCCTGGTCGGCGTCTTCGCCCCGCTCGCGATCCGCGCGTACCGCCGCCGTACCTGA
- a CDS encoding VOC family protein codes for MTTKWTLTIDCADPALVARFWCTALGYTASDPPAGWDTWEAWFTDLNVPEDEWNDGASISDPNGALPSISFLKVPEPRTVKNRLHLDLQVAGGRSEPQHLREQRIRRTGDELLAAGATLVQEVSTDNTLDHLWLQDPEGNDFCVV; via the coding sequence ATGACGACGAAGTGGACGCTCACCATCGACTGCGCCGACCCGGCGCTGGTCGCACGCTTCTGGTGCACGGCGCTCGGCTACACGGCCTCGGATCCGCCGGCCGGCTGGGACACCTGGGAGGCGTGGTTCACCGATCTGAACGTCCCCGAGGACGAGTGGAACGACGGCGCCTCGATCTCCGACCCGAACGGCGCCCTCCCGTCCATCTCGTTCCTCAAGGTCCCCGAGCCCCGCACCGTCAAGAACCGCCTGCACCTGGACCTCCAGGTAGCAGGCGGCCGCTCCGAGCCCCAACACCTCCGCGAACAACGCATCCGCCGTACCGGAGACGAACTCCTCGCCGCCGGCGCCACCCTGGTCCAAGAGGTCTCCACCGACAACACCCTCGACCACCTCTGGCTACAAGACCCCGAGGGCAACGACTTCTGCGTCGTCTAG
- a CDS encoding ATP-binding cassette domain-containing protein produces the protein MTTTNQVAIEAVGLVKKYGSTTALAGVDLSVPTGTVLGVLGPNGAGKTTAVRILGTLLRPDAGHATVGGYDVVREAGKVRSIIGLTGQYASVDEDMSGRRNLIMIGRLLGYSRPRARTTADELLERFELTDAGDRIAKTYSGGMRRRLDLAASLVGSPSILYLDEPTTGLDPHARNGVWETIRNLVLDGTTVLLTTQYLEEADALADSIVVFDKGAVVANGRPAELKAQAGKQSLDVRPAEPSHIERVAAIVAESVGTRPTVDVVNTLVSVPVTDGSSMPVVVRRLDEAGIAVTELSLRLPSLDEVFLALTGHTTEEPKILEGAGR, from the coding sequence ATGACCACAACGAATCAGGTCGCCATCGAGGCGGTCGGTCTGGTCAAGAAATATGGCAGTACGACCGCGCTTGCCGGCGTCGACCTGAGCGTGCCGACCGGTACGGTTCTCGGGGTCCTCGGCCCGAACGGCGCCGGTAAGACGACCGCGGTCCGCATCCTCGGCACGCTGCTCCGGCCGGACGCCGGGCATGCCACGGTCGGCGGGTACGACGTCGTCCGCGAAGCCGGGAAGGTCCGCAGCATCATCGGCCTGACCGGGCAGTACGCGTCGGTCGACGAGGACATGTCCGGGCGCCGGAACCTGATCATGATCGGCCGGCTGCTCGGGTACTCACGGCCGCGGGCCCGTACCACGGCGGACGAACTGCTGGAGCGGTTCGAGCTGACCGACGCGGGCGACCGGATCGCGAAGACGTACTCCGGCGGTATGCGCCGCCGGCTCGACCTGGCCGCGAGCCTGGTCGGCAGCCCGAGCATCCTGTACCTCGACGAGCCCACCACTGGCCTCGACCCGCACGCCCGCAACGGCGTCTGGGAGACAATACGGAACCTGGTGCTCGACGGGACCACCGTACTGCTGACCACGCAGTACCTCGAAGAGGCCGACGCGCTCGCCGACTCGATCGTGGTGTTCGACAAGGGCGCCGTGGTCGCGAACGGCCGGCCGGCCGAGCTGAAGGCGCAGGCCGGCAAACAATCGCTGGACGTCCGCCCGGCGGAGCCCTCGCACATCGAGCGGGTGGCCGCGATCGTCGCCGAATCGGTCGGTACCCGGCCGACCGTCGACGTGGTGAACACGCTGGTCAGCGTGCCGGTGACGGACGGCTCGTCGATGCCGGTCGTCGTACGGCGGCTGGACGAGGCCGGGATCGCGGTGACCGAGCTGTCGCTGCGGCTGCCCAGCCTGGACGAGGTGTTCCTGGCGCTGACCGGTCACACCACCGAAGAGCCGAAGATCCTGGAAGGAGCGGGCCGATGA
- a CDS encoding S8 family peptidase, which translates to MSRTPRPRRLAAALSAAALASVSLGATTGAHAATTTGPLMNYVVNTKATPGHVRKTEDAIKDAGGKVLVSYRQLGVVIAQSTNPDFRTDIRATHNGREVESVGATRTAAVSEGGMNAVDESTATPVADPREGEQWDMQQIKADQAHAVTDGSRSVLVGINDSGVDDNHPDLAPNFDAADSVSCINNGVPDRTVGAWRPTTSSHGTHVAGTVAAARNGIGIVGVAPGVRIASVKVVNDSGFIYPEYSICGIVWAAEHHMAVTNHSYFIDPFEFWCKDNGDQGAVQEAVRRAYAWATGQGTLSVAAAGNSNYDLANKTTDNGSPNDSTATPRTINNNCLDMPTELPGVITVASTTRTGSRSSFSNFGLNKIDVAAPGSSILSTLPGGGYGLMSGTSMASPHVTGIAALIKSTHPSWGPRAIERALQQEADDAACPTTPDARCTGTTANNSFYGEGIADALDAVTH; encoded by the coding sequence GTGTCCCGAACTCCCCGTCCCCGCCGGCTGGCGGCCGCCCTCTCCGCGGCCGCGCTGGCGTCCGTGTCACTCGGCGCCACCACCGGCGCCCACGCGGCCACGACCACCGGCCCGTTGATGAACTACGTGGTCAACACGAAGGCCACGCCCGGTCACGTCCGCAAGACCGAGGACGCGATCAAGGACGCCGGCGGAAAGGTCCTGGTCTCGTACCGGCAGCTCGGCGTGGTGATCGCGCAGTCCACCAACCCCGACTTCCGTACCGACATCCGCGCGACCCACAACGGCCGTGAGGTCGAGTCGGTCGGCGCCACCCGCACCGCCGCGGTCAGCGAAGGTGGCATGAACGCGGTCGACGAGAGCACTGCGACCCCGGTTGCCGACCCGCGCGAGGGCGAGCAGTGGGACATGCAGCAGATCAAGGCGGACCAGGCGCACGCGGTCACCGACGGTTCCCGCAGCGTGCTGGTCGGCATCAACGACAGCGGCGTCGACGACAACCACCCGGACCTCGCCCCGAACTTCGACGCGGCGGACTCGGTCAGCTGCATCAACAACGGCGTACCGGATCGGACTGTCGGCGCCTGGCGGCCGACGACCAGCTCGCACGGTACGCACGTCGCCGGCACCGTCGCGGCCGCGCGGAACGGCATCGGCATCGTCGGCGTCGCGCCCGGCGTCCGGATCGCGTCCGTCAAGGTCGTGAACGACAGCGGCTTCATCTACCCGGAGTACTCGATCTGCGGGATCGTCTGGGCCGCCGAACACCACATGGCCGTCACCAACCACAGCTACTTCATCGACCCGTTCGAGTTCTGGTGCAAGGACAACGGCGACCAGGGCGCGGTCCAGGAAGCGGTACGGCGCGCGTACGCCTGGGCCACCGGCCAGGGCACCCTCTCCGTCGCGGCGGCGGGTAACTCGAACTACGACCTCGCCAACAAGACCACCGACAACGGCAGCCCGAACGACTCGACCGCGACCCCGCGGACGATCAACAACAACTGCCTCGACATGCCGACCGAACTCCCCGGCGTGATCACCGTCGCCAGCACCACGCGGACCGGCTCGCGGAGCAGCTTCTCGAACTTCGGCCTCAACAAGATCGACGTAGCCGCCCCCGGCAGCTCGATCCTCTCCACCCTGCCCGGCGGCGGCTACGGCCTGATGAGCGGCACCTCGATGGCCTCCCCCCACGTCACCGGCATCGCCGCCCTCATCAAGTCCACCCACCCGTCCTGGGGCCCGCGCGCCATCGAACGAGCCCTCCAACAAGAGGCCGACGACGCGGCTTGCCCCACCACCCCCGACGCCCGCTGCACCGGCACCACCGCCAACAACTCCTTCTATGGCGAAGGCATCGCCGACGCCCTGGACGCCGTAACCCACTAA
- a CDS encoding GyrI-like domain-containing protein, producing the protein MTIRQVQARPTAVVVAGTTWREFPALWGRLLGEVWDCLRAGGITSGCRNVMLYRDDVPNVEVGVVLEQPCPLTGRVVTSHLPEGTAAVTVHHGPFAGVGAAHDAVVAWCSAHGNEPTRTRWEVYGPHNDDPNQQWTEVYWLVTGSDQSS; encoded by the coding sequence GTGACCATTCGGCAGGTTCAGGCCCGTCCGACTGCGGTCGTGGTCGCCGGCACTACGTGGCGGGAGTTCCCCGCACTCTGGGGGCGGCTGCTCGGTGAGGTCTGGGACTGCCTCCGAGCGGGCGGGATCACCAGCGGTTGCCGCAACGTCATGCTCTACCGCGACGACGTACCGAACGTGGAGGTCGGCGTCGTGCTCGAGCAGCCATGCCCCCTCACCGGCCGGGTGGTCACCTCTCACCTGCCCGAGGGAACCGCCGCGGTCACGGTCCATCACGGGCCTTTTGCGGGCGTCGGGGCAGCTCACGACGCCGTTGTGGCTTGGTGCTCCGCCCATGGGAACGAACCGACCCGCACGCGCTGGGAGGTGTACGGACCGCACAACGACGACCCGAACCAGCAGTGGACCGAGGTCTACTGGCTCGTCACCGGAAGCGATCAAAGCAGCTGA
- a CDS encoding alpha-ketoacid dehydrogenase subunit beta has translation MTRITLGKAINAGLRAAMEKDPKVLVMGEDIGKLGGVFRVTEGLQKDFGEDRVIDTPLAESGIIGTAVGLALRGYRPVCEIQFDGFVFPAYDQIISQVAKMHYRSMGKIRMPIVIRIPYGGGIGAVEHHSESPETLFAHVPGLKVISCGDPVDAYWMIQQAIASDDPIVFFEPKRRYHEKAELDESTPPELPLHKAKVVREGTDATLLCYGPMVKTCLQAAEAAVEDGRNLEVVDLRTIAPFDLATIFASVKKTRRAVVVHEAPYSFGPGSEIAARVTEECFYHLEAPVLRVTGYDTPYPPSRMEDEYLPGLDRVLDGVDRVMGY, from the coding sequence ATGACCAGGATCACTCTCGGCAAGGCCATCAACGCCGGGCTCCGGGCCGCGATGGAGAAGGACCCGAAGGTCCTCGTGATGGGCGAGGACATCGGCAAGCTCGGGGGAGTCTTCCGGGTCACCGAAGGACTGCAGAAGGACTTCGGCGAGGACCGGGTGATCGACACCCCGCTGGCCGAGTCCGGGATCATCGGTACGGCGGTCGGGCTCGCACTGCGCGGGTACCGCCCGGTGTGTGAGATCCAGTTCGACGGGTTCGTGTTCCCGGCGTACGACCAGATCATCAGCCAGGTCGCGAAGATGCACTACCGGTCGATGGGCAAGATCAGGATGCCGATCGTCATCCGGATCCCGTACGGCGGCGGCATCGGCGCCGTCGAGCACCACTCGGAGTCGCCGGAGACGCTGTTCGCGCACGTGCCAGGGCTCAAGGTGATCTCCTGCGGTGACCCGGTCGACGCGTACTGGATGATCCAGCAGGCGATCGCGTCCGACGACCCGATCGTGTTCTTCGAGCCGAAGCGGCGCTACCACGAGAAGGCCGAGCTGGACGAGTCCACGCCGCCGGAGCTGCCGCTGCACAAGGCGAAGGTGGTCCGGGAGGGTACGGACGCGACCCTGCTCTGTTACGGGCCGATGGTGAAGACGTGTCTGCAGGCGGCCGAGGCCGCGGTCGAGGACGGGCGCAACCTGGAGGTCGTGGACCTGCGGACGATCGCACCGTTCGACCTGGCGACGATCTTTGCCTCCGTGAAGAAGACCCGGCGGGCGGTCGTGGTGCACGAGGCGCCGTACTCGTTCGGTCCGGGGTCGGAGATCGCGGCGCGGGTGACGGAGGAGTGCTTCTATCACCTGGAGGCGCCGGTACTGCGCGTGACCGGGTACGACACGCCGTACCCGCCGTCGCGGATGGAGGACGAGTACCTGCCCGGCCTGGATCGCGTCCTGGACGGCGTCGACCGGGTGATGGGGTACTGA
- a CDS encoding MFS transporter, with amino-acid sequence MNELRYPLGGRRAWAVWATAVLTYLVTVLHRGSMSVAGLQAAERFHISASALASFTVVQLTVYAAMQVPVGVLLDRYGSKRLLIAASGLLFVAQSAFSMVNSYPAALAARAVLGVGDALVFISVLRVVMSWFPALRQPVMSQATGMLGGLGAIMSTVPMAAAFHAFGWTPTFAAASVLSLATGVLVLLLVKNTPYDEPLRRAKLPFDEVKKNLRRAWNEPGTRLGLWTHFTTSFSGSTFGLLWGYPFLVQGQGVAPTTAAAMLIIPVLAGLCYGPVVGRYAAKFPFYRSWIVLAVIAGSVVMWTVVLLWPGRAPMPVLLALIVVQAAGGPGSMLGLDYARTFNPTTRFGAANGMVNTGGFIATLLCIGMVGVLLDASSGGAPMAIGDFKVALAFQYVLWAIGTRQILKYRRKARGNLARYNPEAYQALLANRVLPLEAETAR; translated from the coding sequence GTGAACGAACTTCGCTACCCTCTGGGCGGACGGCGTGCCTGGGCGGTGTGGGCCACCGCTGTCCTGACGTACCTCGTCACCGTGCTGCACCGCGGCTCCATGAGCGTGGCAGGTCTGCAGGCCGCGGAACGCTTCCACATCTCCGCATCCGCGCTGGCCAGCTTCACCGTCGTGCAGCTCACGGTGTACGCCGCCATGCAGGTCCCCGTCGGCGTACTGCTCGACCGTTACGGTTCCAAGCGCCTCTTGATCGCTGCGTCCGGCCTGCTGTTCGTAGCGCAGTCCGCGTTCAGCATGGTCAATTCGTACCCCGCTGCGCTCGCTGCCCGCGCAGTGCTGGGTGTTGGCGACGCACTGGTGTTCATCAGTGTGCTGCGCGTGGTCATGTCCTGGTTCCCTGCGCTACGCCAGCCCGTGATGTCACAGGCGACAGGAATGCTCGGTGGTCTCGGTGCGATCATGTCGACCGTTCCGATGGCTGCTGCCTTCCACGCGTTCGGCTGGACGCCCACGTTCGCCGCTGCGTCAGTGCTGAGCCTCGCGACCGGCGTACTCGTACTGCTGCTCGTCAAGAACACTCCGTACGACGAACCGCTCCGCCGCGCCAAGCTGCCGTTCGACGAGGTCAAGAAGAACCTGCGCCGCGCCTGGAACGAACCGGGCACACGTCTGGGCCTGTGGACGCACTTCACGACGAGCTTCTCCGGGAGCACCTTCGGACTGCTCTGGGGTTACCCGTTCCTCGTACAGGGACAGGGGGTCGCCCCAACGACTGCCGCGGCCATGCTGATCATCCCAGTACTCGCCGGCCTCTGCTACGGGCCTGTTGTCGGACGGTACGCCGCCAAGTTCCCGTTCTACCGCTCGTGGATCGTGCTGGCGGTAATCGCGGGCTCCGTCGTGATGTGGACCGTCGTACTGCTCTGGCCGGGCCGTGCACCGATGCCGGTACTGCTGGCGCTGATCGTCGTACAGGCGGCCGGTGGACCGGGCTCGATGCTCGGGCTGGACTACGCCCGTACGTTCAACCCGACTACTCGGTTCGGCGCCGCGAACGGGATGGTCAACACCGGAGGCTTCATCGCGACGCTGCTCTGCATCGGGATGGTCGGCGTACTGCTGGACGCCTCGTCCGGCGGTGCCCCGATGGCGATCGGCGACTTCAAGGTCGCGCTGGCGTTCCAGTACGTGTTGTGGGCGATCGGCACCCGCCAGATCCTCAAGTACCGCCGGAAGGCCCGTGGCAACCTGGCCCGCTACAACCCGGAGGCATACCAGGCACTGCTGGCCAACCGGGTCCTGCCGCTGGAGGCTGAGACAGCGCGCTGA
- a CDS encoding GntR family transcriptional regulator — translation MAVAGGNAARDALTLGDETAEIARVVVEAAPGVEKIPAAERVYAYVKAAILDRAYPGGELLTEGELATAVGVSRTPVREALLRLEESGLVKLYPKKGALVLPVLPQEIEDVLEARELIETHAAAKVWPRRKKLIEALIARVDEMRAHRKAGDAKSFLEADRAFHEAIVDAAGNQILAKLYNSLRDRQVRMGVPGIEVQPARMDKSITAHQELIEALGGNSVKRFRELVIAHIETAATDLRGTR, via the coding sequence GTGGCAGTGGCAGGCGGGAACGCGGCACGTGACGCGTTGACATTGGGTGACGAGACCGCGGAGATCGCGCGGGTGGTGGTCGAGGCGGCGCCGGGGGTGGAGAAGATCCCCGCGGCGGAGCGTGTGTACGCGTACGTGAAGGCCGCGATCCTCGACCGGGCCTACCCGGGAGGCGAACTGCTCACCGAGGGTGAGCTGGCAACCGCGGTCGGTGTCTCCCGTACGCCGGTCCGCGAGGCCCTGCTTCGCCTCGAGGAGTCCGGCCTGGTCAAGCTCTACCCGAAGAAGGGTGCGCTCGTCCTCCCGGTGCTGCCGCAGGAGATCGAGGACGTGCTCGAGGCCCGCGAGCTGATCGAGACGCACGCCGCCGCCAAGGTCTGGCCGCGCCGCAAGAAGCTGATCGAGGCGCTGATCGCCCGCGTCGACGAGATGCGCGCACACCGCAAAGCCGGTGACGCGAAGAGCTTCCTGGAGGCCGACCGCGCCTTCCACGAGGCGATCGTCGATGCCGCAGGCAACCAAATCCTGGCCAAGCTCTACAACAGCCTCCGGGACCGCCAGGTCCGGATGGGGGTGCCCGGGATCGAGGTCCAGCCGGCCCGGATGGACAAGTCGATCACCGCGCACCAGGAGCTGATCGAGGCCCTCGGCGGCAACAGTGTGAAGCGCTTCCGTGAGCTCGTGATCGCCCACATCGAGACCGCCGCGACGGATCTGCGGGGCACTCGGTGA
- a CDS encoding dihydrolipoamide acetyltransferase family protein: MGIQQFRLPDVGEGLVEAEIVSWKVKPGDTVKLNDTVVEIETAKSLVELPVPFAGVITELLVPEGETVPVGTPIISVQTESAGEQPPAPEPEETGGRTAVLVGYGPKTTEAKRRQRKPAVGAAHAAHAAGGVGSATAAPAPGAAALAAPPVPPPAPAAPPAYAPGAPAGPAQTPAVPPAYAPAPSTQAPVTGGNGVVHVLAKPPVRKLAKDLGIDLGAVAPTGAGGVITRADVEAYVATPAAPPVDELPSVSAYRPAPVVSTQGDTRVPVKGVQKVMAQAMVASAFTAPHVTEWITVDVSATMELVERLKADKAFRDLRVSPLLIVAKAVTLAARRTPIVNASWDEQAQEIVYKGAVNLGIAAATPRGLIVPNIKGADSRTLPDLCKALNELVATAREGRTQPADQAGGSFTITNVGVFGVDAGTPIINPGEAAILAFGAVRKQPWVVADEIVPRWITTLALSFDHRLIDGEKGSTFLADVASILEDPARALMF, encoded by the coding sequence ATGGGCATCCAGCAGTTCCGCCTCCCCGACGTCGGTGAGGGGCTGGTCGAGGCCGAGATCGTCAGCTGGAAGGTCAAGCCCGGCGACACGGTCAAACTCAACGACACCGTCGTCGAGATCGAGACCGCCAAGTCGTTGGTCGAGCTCCCGGTTCCCTTCGCCGGTGTGATCACCGAGCTGTTGGTGCCGGAGGGCGAGACAGTCCCGGTCGGTACGCCGATCATCTCTGTGCAGACCGAGTCCGCGGGCGAGCAGCCGCCCGCTCCGGAGCCGGAGGAGACCGGCGGCCGTACGGCGGTCCTCGTCGGCTACGGCCCCAAAACCACCGAAGCCAAACGCCGCCAACGCAAACCCGCCGTAGGCGCGGCGCACGCGGCGCACGCGGCTGGTGGTGTGGGCAGCGCCACCGCAGCACCCGCACCCGGCGCAGCCGCCCTGGCGGCACCCCCCGTCCCACCCCCAGCACCTGCTGCGCCTCCGGCGTACGCACCGGGCGCCCCGGCCGGGCCTGCCCAAACGCCTGCCGTACCCCCGGCGTATGCGCCCGCCCCTTCCACCCAGGCGCCGGTTACCGGGGGGAACGGGGTCGTGCATGTACTGGCGAAGCCGCCCGTGCGGAAGCTTGCCAAGGATCTGGGGATCGATCTGGGAGCAGTCGCACCGACTGGCGCCGGTGGCGTGATCACGCGGGCGGACGTGGAGGCGTACGTCGCGACCCCGGCCGCGCCGCCCGTTGACGAACTGCCGAGCGTGTCGGCGTACCGGCCCGCACCGGTGGTGAGCACACAAGGCGACACCCGCGTACCGGTGAAGGGCGTACAGAAGGTGATGGCACAGGCGATGGTTGCCAGTGCGTTCACCGCGCCGCACGTGACCGAGTGGATCACCGTCGACGTCAGCGCCACGATGGAACTCGTCGAGCGACTGAAGGCCGACAAGGCGTTCCGCGACCTCCGCGTCTCCCCGCTGCTGATCGTCGCGAAGGCCGTCACGCTGGCGGCCCGCCGTACGCCGATCGTCAACGCGTCCTGGGACGAACAGGCCCAGGAGATCGTCTACAAGGGCGCCGTCAACCTCGGCATCGCCGCAGCCACCCCGCGCGGGCTGATCGTCCCGAACATCAAGGGCGCCGACTCGCGCACCCTGCCCGACCTCTGCAAGGCGCTGAACGAGCTGGTCGCCACCGCCCGCGAAGGCAGGACACAGCCGGCGGACCAGGCGGGCGGTTCGTTCACGATCACCAACGTCGGCGTGTTCGGCGTCGACGCCGGTACGCCGATCATCAACCCGGGCGAGGCCGCGATCCTCGCGTTCGGCGCGGTCCGCAAGCAGCCGTGGGTGGTGGCCGACGAGATCGTCCCGCGCTGGATCACCACGCTCGCGCTGTCGTTCGACCACCGCCTGATCGACGGCGAAAAGGGCTCCACCTTCCTCGCCGACGTAGCAAGCATCCTCGAGGACCCGGCCCGCGCACTGATGTTCTGA
- a CDS encoding EamA family transporter translates to MGAVGVADLHVRAITTASAATLGWNARPLETTSWKLPKGTYRGWVFMLQGFWAQTRGTPAAIAALRETSIIFGAVIGALVFHERFGPKRATAAAVVVAGIVLITTG, encoded by the coding sequence TTGGGTGCGGTAGGTGTCGCCGACCTGCACGTCCGCGCCATCACCACCGCGTCCGCCGCCACCCTCGGCTGGAACGCCCGCCCCCTTGAAACAACCTCGTGGAAACTGCCGAAAGGCACGTACAGAGGCTGGGTCTTCATGCTGCAGGGCTTCTGGGCCCAGACCCGCGGCACCCCCGCCGCCATCGCCGCGCTCCGCGAGACCAGCATCATCTTCGGCGCCGTCATCGGCGCCCTCGTCTTCCACGAACGCTTCGGCCCCAAACGAGCCACCGCCGCAGCCGTGGTGGTCGCCGGCATCGTCCTGATCACCACCGGTTAG